The following DNA comes from Thiohalophilus sp..
GCGGCGCGGCTGGGGCTCGAATGCGTCGTCTACATGGGCGCCGAGGATGTGCAGCGCCAGTCGATGAACGTCTATCGCATGAAACTGCTGGGCGCGCGGGTGGTGCCGGTGGAATCGGGCTCACGGACGTTGAAAGACGCGTTGAACGAGGCGATGCGCGACTGGGTGACCAACGTCGACAATACCTTCTATATCATCGGTACCGTGGCCGGCCCGCATCCCTATCCGGCCATGGTGCGCGACTTTCAGGCCATCATCGGCCGCGAATCCCGCGAGCAGATCCTGGCCCAGGAGGGGCGCCTGCCCGACGCGCTGGTCGCCTGTGTCGGCGGCGGCTCCAACGCCATCGGCCTGTTCTATCCGTTTATCGATGATGAATCGGTGAAAATGTACGGCGTCGAGGCGGCGGGCTTCGGCCTGGAGACCGGCCAGCATGCCGCGCCGCTGTGCGCCGGCAAGTCAGGCGTGCTGCATGGTAACCGCACCTACCTGATGGAAGATGCTCACGGCCAGATCATCCATACCCACTCGATCTCCGCCGGCCTGGATTATCCGGGCGTCGGTCCCGAGCATGCCTGGCTCAAGGACTCGGGGCGCGCCAATTATGTCGCGGTCAATGACGACGAAGCCCTGCAGGGCTTCCACGATCTGACCCGCATCGAGGGTATCCTGCCCGCTCTGGAATCGAGCCATGCGCTGGCCTATGTCACCAGGCTGGCCCCGACCATGGGCAAGGACCAGATCATTGTGCTGAATCTCTCCGGTCGGGGTGACAAGGATATGCATACCGTCGCGACCCATCAGGGGATCGAATTATGAGTCGTATCACCGGGTGTTTTCAGGCGGCCCGCGAGGCCGGGCGCAAGATCTTGATTCCGTATGTGACGGCCGGCGATCCCGCCCCGGATCAGACCGTGGCGCTGATGCATGCCATGGTCGCCGCCGGGGCCGATATCATCGAGCTGGGGGTGCCGTTCTCCGACCCCATGGCCGAGGGGCCGGTGATTCAAAAAGCCATGGAACGGGCTCTGACCCATCAGGTCACCCTGGACGATGTGCTGGACATGGTGCGCACCTTCCGCCAGCAGGATAATGCCACGCCGGTCGTGCTGATGGGCTATCTCAATCCCATCGAGGTCAAAGGCTACGACCGGTTCGCCACCGAGGCGGCCGCGGCCGGCATCGACGGGGTGTTGACCGTGGATCTGCCGCCGGAAGAGGGCGAGGAGTATATCCGCACCCTGCAGGCGCAGGATATTGATCGGATCTTTTTGATCTCGCCGACCACCGATCCCGAGCGGATGGCGGTGCTCAGCCGGGCCAGCAGCGGCTTTATCTATTATGTCTCGCTCAAGGGCGTTACCGGCGCGGCCAATATCGATACCAGAGCGGTCGGGGATCGCGTTTCGGCGATTCATGCGTTGACAGCGCTGCCGGTAGGAGTAGGCTTTGGCATTAAAGATGCCGAATCCGCCGCCGCCGTGGCCGCCGAGGCCGATGGCGTCGTGGTGGGCAGTGCGCTGGTACGTAAAATAGAAGAAAATGTCACCTCGGCCGACAAGATCACAATGGCTGTCACGACGTTGCTGGGCGAGATGCGTCGGGCGATGGATGCCCGTCAGAACGTTATCAACAAGAATTAAGGTTGTTCATCGATGAACTGGTTTACCAAGTTATTACCCACCCGGATCCGTACCGAAGGCGGCAATCGCAAAAGCGTCCCCGAAGGATTGTGGAGCAAATGCCAGGCCTGCGGCGCTGTACTCTACCGCGCCGAGATGGAACGTAACCTGGATGTCTGTCCCAAATGCGATCACCACATGCGCATCGGCGCCCGCCAGCGTCTGGAACAGTTTCTCGACGAGAAGGGACGCGAGGAGATCGCCGCCAATCTCAAGCCGGTCGATGCCCTCAAGTTCCGGGATATGAAAAAATACAAGGATCGGCTGGTCCAGGCCCAGCGTGCCACGGATGAAAACGACGCGCTGGTGGCCATGCAGGGGACGCTCAAAGGCATGCCGGTGGTGGCCGCGGCCTTTGAATTCAAGTTCATGGGCGGCTCCATGGGCTCGGTGGTCGGCGAGCGTTTCGTGCGCGCGGTCAATACCTGTATCGAGCACAACATGCCGCTGGTCTGCTTCTCCGCCAGTGGCGGGGCGCGCATGCAGGAAGCGTTGTTCTCCCTGATGCAGATGGCCAAGACCAGCGCCGCGCTGTCCCGCATGAGCAAAAAAGGGATTCCCTTTGTGTCGGTCATGACCGATCCCACCATGGGCGGCGTCTCCGCCAGCCTGGCCATGCTCGGGGATATCAACGCCGCCGAACCCAATGCCCTGATCGGTTTTGCCGGCCCGCGCGTCATCGAACAGACCGTGCGCGAGACCCTGCCCGAAGGCTTCCAGCGCAGTGAGTTTTTGCTCGAACACGGCGCCATCGACATGATCATCGACCGCCGCGAGATGCGCGACCGACTCGCCAACGTGCTGGCCATACTCACAAGACAACCCTCTCTTTGAAAAGGGACGAGGTACGAGTGACGAGGGACGAGGTTATTTTGAGTTTGTAACCTCGATCCTTCCTATTCATCCGCCTCGAATCCGTTCGCCGATAAAATCGCCTCCCACACCAATTAATATCTATGCGTTTTAACACCCTCGCAGAATGGCTCCAGTGGCAGGAAACGCTACACCCCAGTGAGATCGAGCTGGGGCTGGCGCGGGTCGGGGA
Coding sequences within:
- the trpB gene encoding tryptophan synthase subunit beta, with amino-acid sequence MPTKSDRLSQRLNALTETKSKYHYPDARGHFGPYGGRFVAETLMGPLEELREAYDRYMADADFQAELDEELRQYVGRPSPLYYARRWSEKLGGARIYLKREDLNHTGAHKINNTVGQALLARHMGKTRIIAETGAGQHGVATATVAARLGLECVVYMGAEDVQRQSMNVYRMKLLGARVVPVESGSRTLKDALNEAMRDWVTNVDNTFYIIGTVAGPHPYPAMVRDFQAIIGRESREQILAQEGRLPDALVACVGGGSNAIGLFYPFIDDESVKMYGVEAAGFGLETGQHAAPLCAGKSGVLHGNRTYLMEDAHGQIIHTHSISAGLDYPGVGPEHAWLKDSGRANYVAVNDDEALQGFHDLTRIEGILPALESSHALAYVTRLAPTMGKDQIIVLNLSGRGDKDMHTVATHQGIEL
- the trpA gene encoding tryptophan synthase subunit alpha, whose protein sequence is MSRITGCFQAAREAGRKILIPYVTAGDPAPDQTVALMHAMVAAGADIIELGVPFSDPMAEGPVIQKAMERALTHQVTLDDVLDMVRTFRQQDNATPVVLMGYLNPIEVKGYDRFATEAAAAGIDGVLTVDLPPEEGEEYIRTLQAQDIDRIFLISPTTDPERMAVLSRASSGFIYYVSLKGVTGAANIDTRAVGDRVSAIHALTALPVGVGFGIKDAESAAAVAAEADGVVVGSALVRKIEENVTSADKITMAVTTLLGEMRRAMDARQNVINKN
- the accD gene encoding acetyl-CoA carboxylase, carboxyltransferase subunit beta; its protein translation is MNWFTKLLPTRIRTEGGNRKSVPEGLWSKCQACGAVLYRAEMERNLDVCPKCDHHMRIGARQRLEQFLDEKGREEIAANLKPVDALKFRDMKKYKDRLVQAQRATDENDALVAMQGTLKGMPVVAAAFEFKFMGGSMGSVVGERFVRAVNTCIEHNMPLVCFSASGGARMQEALFSLMQMAKTSAALSRMSKKGIPFVSVMTDPTMGGVSASLAMLGDINAAEPNALIGFAGPRVIEQTVRETLPEGFQRSEFLLEHGAIDMIIDRREMRDRLANVLAILTRQPSL